A genomic segment from Streptomyces antibioticus encodes:
- the cbiQ gene encoding cobalt ECF transporter T component CbiQ, whose amino-acid sequence MLPIDAAAHSSRWRRRHPVDKAVLGLGLTALAVCLPPWPGAALVLVTALAVLLGPAGVPGRRLWRAYRVPLGFCVTGAVTLLVQVGGPGGLVGWADGGAVRAGELLLRTSAASLGVLLFAFTTPMSDLLPRLVRAGVPAPVVDVALVTYRMSFLLLDSMRRIREAQAARLGHTSRAAEWRALAGLGATAFVRAFDRAARLQAGLAGRGYDGTLRVLVPEARVSVRFTAASVALLAALAALTLVLERPPT is encoded by the coding sequence GTGCTGCCGATCGACGCGGCGGCGCACAGCAGTCGCTGGCGCCGCCGCCATCCCGTGGACAAGGCCGTGCTCGGGCTCGGCCTGACCGCTCTCGCCGTCTGTCTGCCGCCCTGGCCCGGCGCCGCGCTCGTCCTGGTGACCGCTCTCGCGGTGCTGCTGGGACCGGCCGGGGTGCCGGGCCGCCGGCTGTGGCGGGCCTACCGGGTGCCGCTCGGGTTCTGCGTCACCGGCGCGGTCACCCTGCTCGTCCAAGTGGGCGGCCCCGGCGGGCTCGTGGGCTGGGCGGACGGCGGTGCCGTACGCGCCGGGGAACTGCTGCTGCGCACCTCGGCCGCCTCGCTCGGCGTTCTGCTGTTCGCGTTCACCACACCGATGTCCGACCTGCTGCCGCGCCTGGTCAGGGCCGGGGTGCCCGCACCCGTCGTGGACGTGGCGCTGGTGACGTACCGGATGAGCTTCCTGCTGCTCGACTCGATGCGGCGGATCCGGGAGGCGCAGGCGGCGCGGCTCGGGCACACCAGCCGGGCCGCGGAGTGGCGGGCGCTGGCCGGGCTCGGCGCGACGGCGTTCGTCCGAGCCTTCGACCGGGCGGCGCGGCTCCAGGCCGGTCTCGCCGGGCGCGGCTACGACGGCACCCTGCGCGTCCTCGTGCCCGAGGCCCGGGTCTCCGTCCGTTTCACGGCGGCCAGTGTCGCGCTCCTCGCCGCGCTGGCCGCCCTCACCCTCGTCCTGGAAAGGCCGCCGACGTGA
- a CDS encoding energy-coupling factor ABC transporter substrate-binding protein has product MNRNTKINALLLLVVAALAVLPLALGLGDHKEEPFTGADAEAETAITEIEPDYEPWFSPLYEPPSGEIESALFAVQAALGAGVLAYYFGVHRGRRQGEERALARQDAPDTGSAASAPSAESTSAGPAAERA; this is encoded by the coding sequence ATGAACCGCAACACGAAGATCAACGCCCTGCTGCTGCTCGTCGTGGCCGCGCTGGCCGTCCTGCCGCTGGCCCTCGGGCTCGGCGACCACAAGGAGGAGCCGTTCACGGGCGCCGACGCCGAGGCGGAGACGGCGATCACCGAGATCGAGCCGGACTACGAGCCATGGTTCTCCCCGCTCTACGAACCGCCGTCCGGCGAGATCGAGTCGGCGCTGTTCGCCGTCCAGGCGGCGCTGGGCGCCGGGGTCCTCGCCTACTACTTCGGCGTGCACCGGGGCCGGCGCCAGGGCGAGGAGCGGGCTCTGGCCCGCCAGGACGCCCCGGACACCGGCTCGGCCGCATCGGCCCCATCGGCCGAGAGCACCTCCGCCGGCCCCGCCGCCGAACGGGCCTGA
- a CDS encoding energy-coupling factor ABC transporter permease gives MHIAEGFLPPAHAVAWGVASAPFVVHGVRSLTREVRENPESTLLLGASGAFTFVLSALKLPSVTGSCSHPTGTGLGAILFRPPIMAVLGTITLLFQALLLAHGGLTTLGANVFSMAIVGPWAGYAVYKLLRRFDVPLMVAVFFGAFAADLSTYCVTSVQLALAFPDPGSGFLGALGKFGSIFAVTQIPLAVSEGLLTVFVMRLLVQSSKGELTRLGVLVTGGRNRGGADNGASADAGTEAVAR, from the coding sequence ATGCACATAGCCGAGGGTTTCCTCCCGCCGGCGCACGCCGTCGCCTGGGGCGTCGCGTCCGCACCATTTGTCGTCCACGGAGTCCGTTCACTCACCCGTGAGGTCAGGGAGAACCCCGAGAGCACCCTGCTGCTCGGCGCCTCCGGGGCCTTCACCTTCGTCCTCTCCGCCCTGAAACTGCCGTCCGTGACGGGGAGTTGCTCCCACCCCACCGGCACCGGCCTGGGCGCCATCCTGTTCCGGCCGCCGATCATGGCCGTCCTGGGCACCATCACCCTGCTGTTCCAGGCGCTGCTGCTCGCCCACGGCGGGCTCACCACGCTCGGCGCCAACGTCTTCTCCATGGCGATCGTCGGACCATGGGCCGGATACGCCGTCTACAAACTGCTGCGGCGCTTCGACGTGCCGCTGATGGTCGCGGTGTTCTTCGGCGCGTTCGCCGCCGACCTGTCCACCTACTGCGTGACCAGCGTGCAGTTGGCGCTGGCGTTCCCCGACCCGGGCAGCGGATTCCTGGGCGCGCTCGGCAAGTTCGGCTCCATCTTCGCCGTCACCCAGATCCCGCTGGCGGTCAGCGAGGGTCTGCTCACGGTGTTCGTGATGCGGCTGCTGGTGCAGTCGAGCAAGGGTGAACTGACCCGGCTCGGTGTGCTGGTGACCGGCGGCCGGAACCGGGGCGGAGCCGACAACGGCGCCTCCGCCGACGCCGGCACCGAGGCGGTGGCCCGATGA
- a CDS encoding superoxide dismutase — protein sequence MAVYTLPELPYDYAALAPVISPEIIELHHDKHHAAYVKGANDTLEQLAEARDKESWGSINGLEKNLAFHLSGHILHSIYWHNMTGDGGGEPLEADGVGELADAIAESFGSFANFKAQLTKASATTQGSGWGVLAYEPLSGHLIVEQVYDHQGNVGQGSTPILVFDAWEHAFYLQYKNQKVDFIDAMWAVVNWQDVARRYTAAKERGDSLLLTP from the coding sequence ATGGCGGTTTACACGCTCCCGGAGCTTCCGTACGACTACGCGGCGCTCGCCCCGGTCATCAGCCCCGAGATCATCGAGCTGCACCACGACAAGCACCACGCGGCGTACGTCAAGGGCGCGAACGACACCCTGGAGCAGCTCGCGGAGGCCCGGGACAAGGAGTCCTGGGGTTCGATCAACGGCCTGGAGAAGAACCTGGCGTTCCATCTCTCCGGGCACATCCTGCACAGCATCTACTGGCACAACATGACCGGCGACGGCGGCGGCGAGCCGCTGGAGGCGGACGGCGTGGGCGAGTTGGCGGACGCGATCGCCGAATCCTTCGGCTCCTTCGCGAACTTCAAGGCACAGCTCACCAAGGCGTCGGCCACCACCCAGGGTTCGGGCTGGGGCGTCCTCGCCTACGAGCCGCTCTCCGGCCACCTCATCGTCGAGCAGGTCTACGACCACCAGGGCAACGTCGGCCAGGGCTCCACCCCGATCCTGGTCTTCGACGCGTGGGAGCACGCCTTCTACCTCCAGTACAAGAACCAGAAGGTCGACTTCATCGACGCGATGTGGGCGGTCGTCAACTGGCAGGACGTGGCCCGGCGTTACACGGCCGCCAAGGAACGCGGCGACAGCCTCCTCCTGACCCCGTGA
- a CDS encoding winged helix DNA-binding domain-containing protein produces MTKPTPAAPVLDARALNRATLERQLLLRPAALAATEAVTHLLGLQAQNVRPPYYALAARLAGFRPEDLSAPMADRQVVRIVTMRSTIHTHTADDALTLRPLVQPARDRELNAFRKGLAGVDLDELAGLARDLVEEEPRTMAQLREALSARWPEADPQSLGLAARCRLPLVQVTPRGLWDRSGQVALTTAEHWLGRPAEPAPAPDDVVTRYLAAFGPASVKDMQTWAGLTRLRDAFERLRPRLVTFRDEHGVELFDLPDAPRPDPDTPAPPRFLPEFDNLLLSHADRTRVVPSDYRGRTWRGNQAYRTLLVDGFLAGVWRLEEDALVVEPFGRLTAGQRREVAGEAERMLAALHPGEPRDLRFGTVVER; encoded by the coding sequence ATGACGAAGCCGACCCCCGCCGCCCCCGTGCTCGACGCCCGCGCACTCAACCGCGCGACCCTCGAACGGCAGTTGTTGCTGCGGCCCGCCGCGCTGGCGGCGACGGAGGCCGTCACCCATCTGCTCGGGCTCCAGGCGCAGAACGTCAGGCCGCCGTACTACGCGCTCGCGGCCCGTCTCGCCGGATTCCGTCCCGAGGACCTGTCCGCGCCGATGGCCGACCGCCAGGTGGTCCGGATCGTCACCATGCGCTCCACGATCCACACCCACACCGCCGACGACGCGCTCACCCTGCGGCCGCTGGTGCAGCCCGCCCGCGACCGCGAGCTGAACGCGTTCCGCAAGGGGCTGGCCGGAGTGGACCTGGACGAACTCGCGGGGCTCGCCCGGGACCTCGTGGAGGAGGAGCCGCGCACGATGGCGCAGTTGCGCGAGGCGCTGTCCGCGCGGTGGCCCGAGGCCGACCCGCAGTCGCTGGGGCTCGCGGCCCGCTGCCGGCTCCCGCTCGTCCAGGTCACCCCGCGCGGGCTGTGGGACCGCAGCGGACAGGTCGCGCTGACGACCGCCGAGCACTGGCTCGGCCGGCCCGCCGAACCCGCCCCGGCGCCGGACGACGTCGTGACGCGCTACCTCGCCGCCTTCGGACCGGCCTCCGTCAAGGACATGCAGACCTGGGCCGGGCTCACCCGGCTGCGCGACGCCTTCGAGCGGCTGCGGCCCCGCCTGGTCACCTTCCGCGACGAGCACGGCGTCGAGCTGTTCGACCTCCCGGACGCCCCCCGCCCGGACCCGGACACCCCGGCCCCGCCCCGGTTCCTGCCCGAGTTCGACAACCTGCTGCTCTCCCACGCCGACCGCACCCGCGTCGTCCCGTCCGACTACCGGGGCCGCACCTGGCGGGGCAACCAGGCGTACCGCACCCTGCTCGTCGACGGGTTCCTCGCGGGCGTGTGGCGGCTGGAGGAGGACGCGCTCGTCGTCGAACCGTTCGGGCGCCTCACCGCGGGGCAGCGGCGGGAGGTGGCCGGGGAGGCCGAGCGGATGCTGGCCGCGCTGCACCCGGGGGAGCCCCGTGACCTGCGGTTCGGGACGGTCGTGGAGCGGTGA
- a CDS encoding S1 family peptidase, giving the protein MYGLNRARKAAAVVAAAAAAAATCLLSAPTAVAAPQPIVGGTTTTTTAYPFMMQITDASQNQFCGGTLVSPTKVVTAAHCMVGESTSSVRVVGGRTYLNGTNGTVSRVSKIWIHPNYTDATDGEDVAVLTLSTSMPYTTASYVTSSQTDLYAAGTTARVLGWGTTSQNGSSSNQLRTATVPIVSDSGCASSYGSDFVPSDMVCAGYSSGGVDTCQGDSGGPLLIGGVLAGITSWGEGCAQAGHPGVYTRLTAFSGLVATQVNS; this is encoded by the coding sequence ATGTACGGGCTCAACCGTGCCAGGAAGGCCGCCGCAGTCGTCGCGGCGGCCGCCGCGGCGGCGGCGACCTGTCTGCTCAGCGCCCCCACCGCTGTCGCAGCGCCGCAGCCGATCGTCGGCGGCACGACGACCACCACGACCGCGTACCCGTTCATGATGCAGATCACGGACGCCTCGCAGAACCAGTTCTGCGGAGGGACGCTCGTCTCCCCGACCAAGGTCGTCACGGCCGCGCACTGCATGGTCGGAGAGAGCACGAGCAGTGTGCGCGTCGTCGGCGGCCGCACGTACCTCAACGGTACGAACGGCACGGTCAGCCGGGTCAGCAAGATCTGGATCCACCCGAACTACACCGACGCCACCGACGGCGAGGACGTGGCGGTGCTGACCCTGTCGACGTCGATGCCGTACACCACGGCGTCGTACGTCACCTCGTCCCAGACCGATCTGTACGCGGCCGGCACGACGGCCCGCGTCCTGGGCTGGGGCACGACCTCACAGAACGGCAGCTCCTCCAACCAGCTTCGGACGGCGACCGTGCCGATCGTCTCCGACTCCGGTTGTGCGAGCTCCTACGGTTCGGACTTCGTGCCGTCCGACATGGTGTGCGCCGGATACTCCTCCGGCGGCGTAGACACCTGCCAGGGCGACAGCGGCGGTCCCCTGCTCATCGGGGGCGTCCTGGCAGGGATCACTTCTTGGGGCGAGGGCTGTGCCCAGGCCGGTCACCCGGGTGTCTACACCCGGCTGACCGCCTTCTCCGGCCTGGTCGCCACGCAGGTGAACTCCTGA
- a CDS encoding ATP-binding protein — translation MRREFKEPARCRPDLVIGREELFGSARDQLARGGSVLLHGPAGIGKSTVLRALAADYGDSAHTVLRCSATESESHLPFLALADLFGLVLDEVSDKLPSAQRTALESALTGRGESTLQRDGLALRLAVLSALRALAATGPVLLVADDLQWLDPASAELLGFAARRLGDTPVQLLSAVRTEGQEYDRHLRASPPDTLAVRLNPLSRGQVSALLDHRGYTALPRSTVREIHRTSGGNPLFALELGRALGESPTPPRPGEPLPVPTSLRALVLSRLDMLSDEARRTLLVASAGARPTLALLHAAGRENAEAETAQAAALGLLATEPEEPAVRFAHPLISAALYAEAPAQERRAAHAALSTAASDPIERARNLALATTGTDPEVAARLAEAAALARDRGAPSVAASLGLLAARHTPPDGAVAPDERRLQAAEDAITAGEVDLARDIAREVLTRATVPADRIRAWEVVIEAAGQSLGEVDAVFPQALADAGDDPRLLALVHYRLAWRKLIVEGDFAQARQEAAHTAELAARGGDRRTELFALSFQGSTEILMGHPLAPTTIKRALKEPQDPYVACHHNGAGMARFRWLLMSDQLPDARATITALLREVRRRGMVESEVHFQRFLADTELRSGHCGRALDLARESLKLARDSGIGLGASAMLTSLAEASGGDVGKALVLAREAADHAEEDGDQMYLSRALAALGYAQLVAGDAAGTVASLRRVRELEQGMGITDPARGRWQGDLAEALVRVGEPGEAQDVIDVSREHALRLGRESVLAVLDRAEALVRAAHGDHEAALARLTSVQDRLAKLGYGLEEARAAFAHARLRARQPGPTSYDEAARLFRRCRALPWLRQVDAAALEETDGARPAAPPAQAADALEGLASMERQVAALVMEGATNREIAARLFISVKTVEATLTRVYRKLGIRSRVDIVRLAAGRHAK, via the coding sequence GTGCGACGGGAGTTCAAGGAGCCTGCCAGATGCCGCCCCGACCTGGTCATCGGCAGGGAGGAGCTGTTCGGTTCCGCCCGTGACCAACTGGCGCGCGGCGGCAGTGTGCTGCTCCACGGGCCCGCCGGAATAGGAAAGTCGACCGTGCTGCGGGCATTGGCCGCGGATTACGGCGACTCCGCGCACACCGTGTTGCGCTGCTCGGCGACCGAGTCCGAATCGCATCTGCCGTTCCTGGCGCTGGCGGACCTCTTCGGTCTGGTCCTCGACGAGGTCTCGGACAAGCTGCCGTCGGCCCAGCGCACGGCCCTGGAGTCGGCGCTCACCGGCCGCGGCGAATCGACCCTGCAACGCGACGGCCTGGCGCTGCGTCTCGCCGTGCTCTCCGCGCTGCGCGCGCTCGCCGCCACCGGCCCGGTGCTGCTCGTCGCCGACGACCTCCAGTGGCTGGATCCGGCCAGCGCCGAACTGCTCGGCTTCGCCGCCCGCCGGCTCGGCGACACGCCCGTCCAACTGCTGTCCGCGGTCCGGACCGAGGGCCAGGAGTACGACCGCCATCTACGCGCGTCTCCGCCGGACACCCTCGCCGTCCGCCTCAACCCGCTCTCCCGCGGCCAGGTCTCCGCACTGCTCGACCACCGCGGCTACACCGCGCTGCCCCGCTCGACCGTGCGGGAGATCCACCGCACCAGCGGCGGCAACCCGCTGTTCGCCCTGGAGCTGGGCCGCGCGCTCGGCGAGAGCCCGACCCCGCCGCGCCCCGGCGAGCCGCTGCCGGTGCCCACCTCGCTGCGCGCCCTGGTGCTCAGCCGGCTCGACATGCTCTCCGACGAGGCCCGCCGCACCCTGCTGGTGGCCAGCGCCGGCGCCCGCCCCACCCTGGCCCTGCTGCACGCGGCCGGCCGGGAGAACGCCGAGGCCGAGACCGCCCAGGCGGCCGCGCTCGGGCTGCTGGCGACCGAGCCGGAGGAGCCCGCCGTACGGTTCGCGCATCCGCTGATCTCGGCGGCGCTGTACGCGGAGGCGCCCGCGCAGGAGCGCCGGGCCGCGCACGCGGCGCTGTCCACGGCGGCCTCGGACCCGATCGAGCGGGCCCGCAACCTGGCGCTGGCGACCACCGGCACCGACCCGGAGGTGGCCGCCCGGCTCGCCGAGGCCGCCGCGCTGGCCCGGGACCGCGGCGCCCCCTCGGTCGCCGCCTCCCTCGGACTGCTCGCCGCCCGGCACACCCCGCCGGACGGCGCCGTCGCCCCGGACGAGCGCCGGCTCCAGGCCGCCGAGGACGCCATCACCGCCGGCGAGGTGGACCTCGCCCGGGACATCGCGCGCGAGGTGCTGACCCGGGCGACCGTGCCCGCCGACCGGATCCGGGCCTGGGAGGTGGTGATCGAGGCCGCCGGGCAGTCGCTCGGCGAGGTCGACGCCGTCTTCCCGCAGGCGCTCGCCGACGCGGGCGACGACCCCCGGCTGCTCGCCCTGGTCCACTACCGGCTGGCCTGGCGCAAACTGATCGTCGAGGGCGACTTCGCGCAGGCCCGCCAGGAGGCCGCGCACACCGCGGAGCTGGCCGCCCGGGGCGGTGACCGCCGTACGGAGCTGTTCGCGCTCTCCTTCCAGGGCTCGACGGAGATCCTGATGGGTCATCCGCTCGCCCCCACCACCATCAAGCGGGCCCTCAAGGAGCCCCAGGACCCGTATGTGGCGTGCCATCACAACGGCGCCGGCATGGCCCGGTTCCGCTGGCTGCTGATGAGCGACCAGCTCCCCGACGCCCGCGCCACCATCACCGCGCTGCTGCGCGAGGTGCGGCGGCGCGGGATGGTCGAGAGCGAGGTGCACTTCCAGCGGTTCCTGGCCGACACCGAACTGCGCTCCGGGCACTGCGGACGCGCCCTCGACCTGGCCCGCGAGAGCCTCAAGCTGGCCCGCGACTCCGGCATCGGCCTGGGCGCGTCCGCGATGCTCACCTCGCTGGCCGAGGCGTCCGGCGGTGACGTGGGCAAGGCGCTGGTGCTGGCCAGGGAGGCCGCCGACCACGCCGAGGAGGACGGCGACCAGATGTACCTCTCGCGGGCGCTGGCCGCGCTCGGCTACGCCCAACTGGTGGCCGGGGACGCCGCGGGCACGGTCGCCTCGCTGCGCCGGGTGCGCGAGCTGGAGCAGGGCATGGGCATCACCGACCCGGCCCGCGGCCGCTGGCAGGGCGACCTCGCCGAGGCGCTGGTCCGGGTGGGCGAACCGGGCGAGGCGCAGGACGTCATCGACGTCAGCCGCGAACACGCCCTCCGGCTCGGCCGGGAGAGCGTCCTCGCGGTGCTGGACCGCGCCGAGGCCCTGGTGCGGGCGGCGCACGGCGACCACGAGGCGGCGCTGGCCCGGCTGACGTCCGTCCAGGACCGGCTGGCCAAACTGGGCTACGGCCTGGAGGAGGCGCGCGCCGCGTTCGCGCACGCCCGGCTGCGCGCCCGGCAGCCCGGTCCGACGTCGTACGACGAGGCGGCGCGGCTGTTCCGGCGGTGCCGGGCGCTGCCCTGGCTGCGCCAGGTGGACGCGGCGGCCCTGGAGGAGACGGACGGGGCCCGCCCGGCCGCCCCGCCCGCGCAGGCCGCCGACGCGCTGGAGGGGCTGGCCTCGATGGAGCGTCAGGTCGCCGCGCTGGTCATGGAGGGCGCCACCAACCGGGAGATCGCCGCGCGCCTGTTCATCAGCGTGAAGACCGTCGAGGCGACCCTGACCCGGGTCTACCGGAAGCTGGGAATCCGCTCGCGGGTGGATATTGTCCGACTGGCGGCGGGGCGCCACGCCAAGTGA
- a CDS encoding helix-turn-helix transcriptional regulator: MVDGHGKGEDVAAETAGTAQIGGALARLRRATGLPVAFGGLVEPGRHRMRISEFSGAATLALSGLAVTSGNGLGGKAVALARPYAVTDYSRSRRISHEYDAAVAEEGLRSVLAVPVVVRRRVRGVLYGALRTAQPLGDRTLNAAVEVARDVEQALVAGDEARELLTAARPGPGHGAERERVREAHAALRALAPRIADPALRAELLDACGLLTPADETHPGPGGPAPVLAPRELDVLACVAAGATNAATAERLGLRTETVKGYLRSAMRRLGAHTRGEAVATARRAGLLP; the protein is encoded by the coding sequence ATGGTGGATGGGCACGGAAAGGGCGAGGACGTGGCAGCAGAGACGGCCGGGACGGCTCAGATCGGCGGCGCGCTGGCGCGGCTGCGGCGGGCGACGGGGCTGCCGGTCGCCTTCGGCGGTCTGGTCGAGCCGGGGCGGCACCGGATGCGGATCAGCGAGTTCAGCGGCGCGGCCACGCTCGCGCTCAGCGGTCTCGCGGTGACCTCGGGGAACGGCCTCGGCGGCAAGGCGGTCGCGCTGGCCAGGCCGTACGCGGTGACCGACTACTCGCGCTCGCGCCGGATCAGCCACGAGTACGACGCGGCCGTCGCCGAGGAGGGCCTGCGCTCGGTGCTCGCCGTCCCGGTGGTGGTACGACGCCGGGTGCGGGGCGTGCTGTACGGCGCCCTGCGCACGGCCCAGCCGCTGGGCGACCGCACGCTGAACGCGGCGGTGGAGGTGGCACGGGACGTGGAACAGGCGCTGGTCGCCGGCGACGAGGCGCGCGAGCTGCTGACGGCGGCCCGGCCGGGGCCCGGTCACGGCGCCGAGCGGGAGCGGGTCCGCGAGGCGCACGCCGCCCTGCGCGCCCTGGCGCCCCGGATCGCCGACCCCGCGCTGCGCGCCGAACTCCTGGACGCCTGCGGCCTGCTGACGCCCGCGGACGAGACCCACCCGGGCCCCGGCGGGCCGGCGCCCGTCCTCGCGCCGCGCGAACTGGACGTCCTGGCGTGCGTGGCGGCGGGCGCGACGAACGCGGCCACCGCCGAACGCCTGGGCCTGCGCACGGAGACGGTCAAGGGCTACCTCCGCTCGGCGATGCGCCGCCTGGGCGCCCACACCCGCGGCGAGGCGGTGGCCACGGCCCGCCGAGCGGGGCTCCTGCCGTAA
- a CDS encoding AMP-binding protein, with protein sequence MTTATESFRRARDFLLEHREDYTTAYEGFEWPRPEHFNWALDWFDVIADGNGRTALHIVEEDGTETRLTFAELSERSDRIANWLRAAGVDAGDRVLVMLGNQAELWETALAAMKLRAVVIPATPLLGPADLRDRVERGRVRHVLARTADTAKFEEVPGEYTRIAVGGAPDGWLAYEDAYDAPAGFTPDGPTRADDPLMLYFTSGTTARPKLVEHTHTSYPIGHLATLYWIGLTPGDVHLNISSPGWAKHAWSNLFAPWNAEATVFIHNYTRFDPARLMAEMDRAGVSTFCAPPTVWRMLIQADLTALRTPPREAVAAGEPLNPEVIEQVRRAWGVTVRDGFGQTETAVQIANSPGQELKTGSMGRPGPGYRVELLDPVTGEPGVREGEIALDLMYRPVGLMAGYHGDPDRTAEAMADGYYRTGDIGSRDDDGYLTYVGRSDDVFKASDYKISPFELESALLEHEAVAEAAVVPAPDELRLAVPKAYVVLAEGWEPGPDTAKVLFEHSRDVLAPYKRVRRLEFAPLPKTVSGKIRRIELREATAAGSEQEYREEDFR encoded by the coding sequence ATGACGACGGCGACGGAGAGCTTCCGCAGGGCACGGGACTTCCTGCTGGAGCACCGCGAGGACTACACGACCGCCTACGAGGGCTTCGAGTGGCCCCGCCCCGAGCACTTCAACTGGGCCCTGGACTGGTTCGACGTCATCGCCGACGGCAACGGCCGCACCGCCCTGCACATCGTCGAGGAGGACGGCACCGAGACCCGGCTGACCTTCGCCGAGCTGTCCGAACGCTCCGACCGGATCGCGAACTGGCTGCGCGCGGCCGGGGTCGACGCCGGGGACCGCGTCCTCGTCATGCTCGGCAACCAGGCCGAACTGTGGGAGACCGCCCTCGCCGCGATGAAACTGCGCGCCGTCGTCATCCCGGCCACCCCGCTGCTCGGCCCCGCCGACCTGCGCGACCGCGTGGAGCGCGGCCGGGTCCGGCACGTCCTGGCCCGCACCGCCGACACCGCCAAGTTCGAGGAGGTGCCCGGCGAGTACACCCGGATCGCCGTCGGCGGCGCCCCCGACGGCTGGCTGGCCTACGAGGACGCTTACGACGCCCCCGCCGGCTTCACCCCCGACGGCCCCACCCGGGCCGACGACCCGCTGATGCTCTACTTCACCTCCGGGACGACCGCCCGTCCCAAGCTGGTCGAGCACACCCACACCTCGTACCCGATCGGCCATCTGGCCACCCTGTACTGGATCGGCCTCACCCCCGGCGACGTGCACCTCAACATCTCCTCGCCCGGCTGGGCCAAGCACGCCTGGTCCAACCTCTTCGCCCCGTGGAACGCCGAGGCGACCGTCTTCATCCACAACTACACCCGCTTCGACCCGGCCCGGCTGATGGCGGAGATGGACCGCGCGGGCGTCTCCACGTTCTGCGCCCCGCCCACCGTCTGGCGCATGCTCATCCAGGCCGACCTCACCGCCCTGCGCACCCCGCCCCGCGAGGCCGTGGCCGCCGGTGAACCCCTCAACCCCGAGGTCATCGAGCAGGTCCGGCGCGCCTGGGGCGTCACCGTCCGGGACGGCTTCGGGCAGACCGAGACGGCCGTCCAGATCGCCAACAGCCCCGGCCAGGAACTGAAGACCGGCTCCATGGGCCGCCCCGGACCCGGCTACCGGGTGGAGCTGCTCGACCCGGTGACCGGCGAACCCGGCGTCCGCGAGGGGGAGATCGCGCTCGACCTCATGTACCGCCCGGTGGGCCTGATGGCCGGCTACCACGGCGACCCCGACCGCACGGCGGAGGCGATGGCCGACGGCTACTACCGCACCGGTGACATCGGGTCGCGGGACGACGACGGCTATCTGACCTACGTCGGCCGCAGCGACGACGTCTTCAAGGCGTCCGACTACAAGATCAGCCCCTTCGAGCTGGAGAGCGCGCTGCTGGAGCACGAGGCGGTGGCCGAGGCGGCCGTCGTCCCCGCCCCGGACGAACTGCGGCTCGCCGTGCCCAAGGCGTACGTGGTGCTCGCCGAGGGCTGGGAGCCGGGGCCGGACACCGCGAAGGTGCTCTTCGAGCACTCCCGGGACGTCCTCGCCCCCTACAAGCGCGTCCGACGACTGGAGTTCGCCCCGCTGCCCAAGACGGTCAGCGGCAAGATCCGGCGCATCGAGCTGCGTGAGGCGACGGCGGCGGGGTCGGAGCAGGAGTACCGCGAGGAGGACTTCCGGTGA